The following is a genomic window from Longimicrobium sp..
GGCCTCGGTCCCGCTGGCGTGGGACGAGGTGAGCGCCAAGATCCGCTCCGACCAGCTCACCCCCGCCGCCGTGATCGAGCGCATGAAGAAGCTGACCCGCGACCCGTGGGAGGACTTCTACAAGGCCCGGCAGACGATCACGAAGCAGATGAAGCAGGCGGTCGGGATGAAGGAGTAGGGGCCAGGGGACAGGGGAAAAGTGGACGGCCCGCATCCGGAATCCGGATGCGGGCCGTCGGTACTTCACGCGCGATGCGTCTACTCGATCGGGCACGGCCAGCAGGTGCCGTCGCAGGAGTAGGCGCAGGTGTACGGGCAGGTGTAGCCGGCGTAGAGCTCGGTGCAGTGGTAGGTCGGGCACTGCGCGCTGGGACCGTGCCCGCGCACCGTACCGCGGCCTTCCGGCACGTCGCTGGCCTGGAACGAATCCACCTGCAGCGCGTCGACGTTCAGCTTCAGCTTCCGCTTCATCGTTCCCTCTTGCGTCTGGAGGATGCACGGCGCCGTTGCGCTGCGAAGCGGTTGGGCGCCTTGGTTGCGTCCGTGACGCTATCGGCGGCAGAGATGAAAATCAATAGGCGTGAAGAGGTATGGTGATCTCCAAATAGAAAAGGCGCCGGATTCCGGCGCCTTCCGCTTCTCATATCCCCTTGCAGTCCCTGTCCCCTGTACCCGGTCCCCTACATCAGTTCGTTCGGTAGCGGCGGCTGACCTCGTCCAGGCGCTTGCGCTCCTCCTCGGTGAGCGAGGTCAGGCCCTGCGCGCTGATCTTGTCCAGGATGCGGTCCACGTCGTCGAGCAGGTCCTTCTCGGCGCGGGCGGTGCGCGCGCCGGTGGCGGCCGGGCGCGGGGCGGTGCCCTGCTGCGCGGGCGCCTCCTGCTTGCGCGCGGTCCAGGGCACCACCGCGCGCTGCGTCTTCCGGGTGGGAGCGCGCTTGGTCGGCACCTCGCCCCAGCCGCGCGGGGCCCACGGGCTGTGCAGCAGCCCCCAGGCGGCCGCCATCGCCGCGGCCATGGGCGCCAGGAAGAGGAAGCCCACCATCCCCATCGAGGCGTACCCCAGCACGCTGATCACCAGCACGCCCACGAACAGCCAGCGGATCTGCAGGGGGATGATGGCGAAGAGGAGGATCTCCTCGGTGGGCCAGTACAGCGCCCAGGCCATCAGCAGGCAGTCCAGCACCACCGTGGCGCCCACCAGCGGGAGCGACATGGGCGAGAGCGCCGCCACCGCCAGCGCCCCGATGGCACCGCCGATGACCGCCGTGAACCAGTACAGCAGGAAGCCGCGCCCGCC
Proteins encoded in this region:
- a CDS encoding rhomboid family intramembrane serine protease, with the translated sequence REHARRRRTPSAAFVMPYSPSSSSYGSGFRGTLSPWVLRLLVLNTAIFIGTIFIHLFGPDITFWLGLDPSRVLVQPWTVVTYAFTHGLSVIAWLFSSMVLFFFGPRLEERWGGRGFLLYWFTAVIGGAIGALAVAALSPMSLPLVGATVVLDCLLMAWALYWPTEEILLFAIIPLQIRWLFVGVLVISVLGYASMGMVGFLFLAPMAAAMAAAWGLLHSPWAPRGWGEVPTKRAPTRKTQRAVVPWTARKQEAPAQQGTAPRPAATGARTARAEKDLLDDVDRILDKISAQGLTSLTEEERKRLDEVSRRYRTN